GCCGTACCGGCGGATGGCGGCCACGAGGGCGCCCGCGCCGGCGGCCTTGTGGAGAAGTTCGGCGTCCTGGCCCCCGGCCGCCCCACCCGCCGCGGGCGCGATGCCGCTCAGCGATTCCGCGAACCGGAAATACTGGCGCCACGACTCATCCACCAACGCCGGGTCGCGCCGGTACGCCTCATAGGCTTCGGCGATGTAGCCGTCGTTGAATACGCTGGAAATGGGAAGCCCGCTCATGCCCGAAAATCTAATCAGCCCCGGAACTCCGACGTGAGGAGATCAGGCGGGCCAGGCGGGAGCTTCACGGGGCAGCACCAGCGTGAACGTCGAGCCCACCCCGGGCGTGGATTCGACGTCGATCCGCCCGCCCAGCAGGCCGGCCAGCCGGCGCGAGATATAGAGTCCCAGGCCCGTGCCTCCGAAGCGGCGGGTGAGCCCGGTCTCGAGCTGCGCGAACGGCTGGAACAGACGGTTGAGGTCGTCGGCCGAGATCCCGATGCCGGTGTCCTGCACGCTGAACCGCACCTCGTCGGCGTCCCGCCGCACGGAGAGCCGCACCTCCCCCTGGTCGGTGAACTTCACCGCGTTCCCGGTGAGGTTCACCAGCACCTGGCGCGCCTTGTCCACGTCGCTCGTCATGCGGATGGGCTCCACCGACGACTCGCAGGCCACCGTGATCTGCTTGCGGCGCGCCAGCGGCTCCGTCACGGCCGCCGCCGCCACGATCAGGTCGCCGGCCAGGAAATCCGTGGGCCGCACCACCTCTCCACCAGCCTCCAGACTCGCGTACGCCAGCACTTCCTCGATCATCGACGCCAGATGCTCCGTCACCGCCCGCATCCGCGCGAGCACGTCCAACTGCGTGTCGGAGAGCGGTCCCATCACCTGATCCGACAGGAGTTCCTCGTAGCCGGTGAGGGCCGTGAGCGGCGTGCGCAGTTCGTGCGAGATCGTGGTCAGGAACCGCCCCTTGGCGGCGTCGCCGGCCTGCGCCTGCTCGTACAGCTGCTGCTTCCACAGCGCCAGCGCCGCGTGATCCGCGATCACCCGCAGCCGCTGCGCCTCGCGCGTCGTGAACGGCACCGACCGCACGTCGCGCATCACGGCCAGCGTCCCGAGCACTCGATCGTGCGCGATCAGCGGCGCCATGAGCATCGGGCCCACGTCGGCGCGAGAGAGCAGCCTGGCCCGCGGCCGGTCGGACTGGCCGAAGTCCTCCACCATCGCCACTTCGCGTGAGTTGATCGCTTCCTGCGCCAGCGAACCGGCGAGCGAGAACCTGAGCCCGGTCACCTGCGTGGCGATGCCCACCGCCGACACGATCTCGGCCTCGGTCTCCGTGGTGCGCAACACCGCCGCGCCGTGGCCGTGGCACTGGATGGCCGCCGCGTCGCACAGCAGCGACAGCAGCGCGTCGGAATCGGCCACTTCGGACATCTGCCGCGCCAACCCGCGCAACGACTCGTTTTCCTCGTTGCGCTCCTCGAGCGCCTTGTCCCGCGCGCTCCGCAGCATGGCGAAGGCGCGCGACACGGCAATCACCAGGCAGCCGGTCCGGTCGCGAGCGACGCGCACCCCGTAGGCCCGCAATTCGCCGCCCACGTCGGTCTCGAGGTCGAACCGCCGCGTGGCCCCGTCGGCGAGCGACGTCCGGATCATCGCCGCGCCGGGCTCCACGGTGAACCCCGGATACAGGGCCCAGAAGTCCTGGCCGAGCCCCGCGGCGCGTTGCACGCCGAGAATGCGCTCCCACGACGCGTTCATGTAGCGCAGCCGCCACTCGGCGTCCACCACCGCCACACCGTCGCCCAGCGCGTCCATCGCCGCCTGCGCGTCCACCGCGTCGTCCGCCGGTCCCAGACCGAAGTCCGCGGCGCCGGGAGGCGTGTCCAGGAAATCACCGAAGCTGTTCACGGCTGAAGACTGCCCGGAACGTGATCCGCCAGTCAAGCGCACCCCGGCGAAACCCTGCCGGGCCCGCGTTACGGAGAGAGCGCGAGCGCCTCGGAGCCCTCGCCGCCGCCCCCGAATCCGCTCCGCAGCAATTCCGCGAACGCCCCGTTCGCCGCCGCCAACTCGTCCCACGTCCCGATCTCGGCCACGCGGCCGCCATCCAGCACCACGATGCGATCGGCGCGGCGCACGGTCGACAGCCGGTGCGCGATCACGAGCGTCGTGCGCCCCCGCGTCGCCGCCACGAGCGCCGCCCGCACGAGCTCTTCCGATACCGTGTCCAGATTCGACGTCGCCTCATCCAGGATCAGGAACCGCGGATTGCGCACGATCGCGCGCGCGATCGACAACCGTTGCCGCTGGCCGCCCGACAACATCACGCCGCGCTCCCCGATCGCGGTGTCCAACCGGTCGGGGAGCGACTCCAGGAAATCGTCCAGATGCGCCACGTGCAGCGCGAACTCGATGTCCTCCGTGGTCGCCTGCGGCCATCCGAACGCCACGTTGGCGCCGAGCGTGTCGTTGAACAGGAACGGCTCCTGCTCCACCAGCGCAACGTGCGTGTGCCAACTCTCCGCCGAGAACGTCCAGTAGTCCACGCCGTCCACGTACACGCTCCCTCCACTCGGCTCCCGGAGACGCATCAGGAGCGTCGCGAGCGTGGTCTTGCCGCTGCCCGACCGTCCCACCAGAGCCACCGTCGCCCCCGACGGCATGTCGAACGACACGCCCTCCAATGCCCCATGGTCCGGACGGTACCGATACGATAGGTCGCGCACGGACAGGCCCTCACGGATGGCCTCGAAGCGCTGCGCGCCGAACGCGCGCGCCGGGAATCTCGGCGTGTCGAGCCAGCGCGCGATCTCCCGCGTGCTGCCAGAGAGATACAGCAGCTGCGCCTGCGTTCCGAAGAACCGATTCACCAACGGCACCAGCCGCAGCAGGATGAGCCCGAATGCCGTCAGCTTGGCCTGCGACATATGGCCCGGAGTCACCAGCAACGCGAAGGCGCCGATGAGCAGGGCCATCGCCACCACGATCGACCCCGTCTCCACCACGGGCAGCAACAGCGCCGTCGCGCGCCGGAAACGCTCCTCGGTGGCCGCCTGCACGCCGCTGACCCCGCCGAACCGGTCGCGCATGACGTCCTGCGCATTCGTCACCCGCACCACGCGCACGCCGTTGAACGCCTCCGACGCCCCGCGGGCCAGTCCCAGGTTCGCCGCCGTCAGCTCTCCGCCCAGACGCGCGAAGTGCCGGTACAGCCCCGACACCAGGAGCCCCACGGCCGCGCCGGCGATCAGCGTCGCGCCGGCCAGGAATGGCGAGATCCACACCAGTCCGACGAAGAACAGCGCCGCCGTCCCCA
The sequence above is drawn from the Gemmatimonadaceae bacterium genome and encodes:
- a CDS encoding ATP-binding protein — protein: MNSFGDFLDTPPGAADFGLGPADDAVDAQAAMDALGDGVAVVDAEWRLRYMNASWERILGVQRAAGLGQDFWALYPGFTVEPGAAMIRTSLADGATRRFDLETDVGGELRAYGVRVARDRTGCLVIAVSRAFAMLRSARDKALEERNEENESLRGLARQMSEVADSDALLSLLCDAAAIQCHGHGAAVLRTTETEAEIVSAVGIATQVTGLRFSLAGSLAQEAINSREVAMVEDFGQSDRPRARLLSRADVGPMLMAPLIAHDRVLGTLAVMRDVRSVPFTTREAQRLRVIADHAALALWKQQLYEQAQAGDAAKGRFLTTISHELRTPLTALTGYEELLSDQVMGPLSDTQLDVLARMRAVTEHLASMIEEVLAYASLEAGGEVVRPTDFLAGDLIVAAAAVTEPLARRKQITVACESSVEPIRMTSDVDKARQVLVNLTGNAVKFTDQGEVRLSVRRDADEVRFSVQDTGIGISADDLNRLFQPFAQLETGLTRRFGGTGLGLYISRRLAGLLGGRIDVESTPGVGSTFTLVLPREAPAWPA
- a CDS encoding ABC transporter ATP-binding protein, whose protein sequence is MRNSFRDIWNAVRALVRLRPFIPLTPWSSAILVFTMGLTTVMEVTAVGLLAQLLNLVLGTGTGGSRVVTLALRLAPGAPTVTLSMIFAAAVVLAIALKNASSYANTTLLARIERTATENVRGVLFARLQEAPLEVFEQHSSAALSTLFVEETRRAIDCLTVVMGLAQTVGTAALFFVGLVWISPFLAGATLIAGAAVGLLVSGLYRHFARLGGELTAANLGLARGASEAFNGVRVVRVTNAQDVMRDRFGGVSGVQAATEERFRRATALLLPVVETGSIVVAMALLIGAFALLVTPGHMSQAKLTAFGLILLRLVPLVNRFFGTQAQLLYLSGSTREIARWLDTPRFPARAFGAQRFEAIREGLSVRDLSYRYRPDHGALEGVSFDMPSGATVALVGRSGSGKTTLATLLMRLREPSGGSVYVDGVDYWTFSAESWHTHVALVEQEPFLFNDTLGANVAFGWPQATTEDIEFALHVAHLDDFLESLPDRLDTAIGERGVMLSGGQRQRLSIARAIVRNPRFLILDEATSNLDTVSEELVRAALVAATRGRTTLVIAHRLSTVRRADRIVVLDGGRVAEIGTWDELAAANGAFAELLRSGFGGGGEGSEALALSP